The genome window TCAAAGAAGCGTTAGGGTTGTGCCTGGATTTTGAAAGCCCTATGAGAGCTTAAGCAGACATATCCCTAGAAAGACTCTCTGGCTTTATCTAGAACCAATGAAACAGAGCCAAAGGCTTGAGCACTGCCGCATACTGTCACATGGCTGACTAGATTCCTGGCATGTTTTTAGCTCAGGCCAACTCACATTATTTCACACAGTGCTTGACACATTTAGGGTTAGCACAGGGCAGAGACTATCCCCAGTAGGTGAAGTGAATGCAGccactctcttttttccccctgtgaGGGAAGAGACTTTAGCTGTACAGAAGAGATCTGTGCCATGCCAGCTGGtctgttttatttcacagtaCAGATATAGTCTTTTGCCCTCATTGATTATGTTATCATGACTTCTTATATCTATCACTTCTCTTTagcctaatttttttctttctgtcttatCAAGTCACAGAGAAATACGCCCATGAGGGAATCTGAGCATGGTGTGCAGCACATGAAACGCATCCTTAGTTACCCACTGAATGGTTTAAAAAGCTGGGGGAGCAAATTTTGGTTTGGCAGAATCACAAAGTACAACAACTTTTTATCACAGAACATCATAAGAGCTACTCAGTAAAtgatttcaaaacatttataCTATTATAGCATCATTAAACTATCCTATTTCTGTCTTGCATACAATGTCAGCTACAGCACACTCCTACAGTCCTATATGAATTGCTTATTCACATAGTCCTATTGAGGACCATAGATTCTCATCCTAAATCGACAACTACCTTTTTTAACTGTTAAAGGATTGAAAAGATAGGAAACAAACTCATGCCgtactatttatttttcttctccctcctgttCTTCCCAGTGCTCTGTTAAGTCACTTGACTTCTAGGCATTAATAATCACAAGTAATTGTTTACTAAAATCTCTCAATATGGAAATAAACTATGTGCAATGGTTCAACCCTCTGCAACCAAAAAGAATTGCAGTTGAGCATTTTGGACAGAAACCACCTTATTTTGTCAGCTTTATGTCACTGCAGCACTGGGAACAATACAAAGACACGGTGAGAGACAAGATCCAGCTTCCCTCCTATAAACCAGCTCAATAACGTCAATCACATTTTTCAAATCAGAGCTCtttagaatggaaaaaaaaaaccaaccaaaaaacaacttACCTCCAGTATATGAGAATACCCACAAGAATCACTAGACAGATAAAAGTCAGGGCTGATACGACCACAAGTGGTATAACTGTCTTCTTCTCTGATTCCAGACTCTCAGCTAGACCGATACGAGACTCATGGCTACTATTACTTGCCTCTGCAGTCAGAGAAAATTGAAACAGTCCATGTTTAATTTCTGAGACATGCACAGCATGAGTGAATGTGTCTTATAATGAGCCTACTTAATACCACTTACCTCTATTTTTTACTATGTACTGCAGAAAGTGTATACATTTGCAAACCAGCTTACAGAAAATAAGCAGATAGAGGGTAAAGCAAAGTGTTCAAGCTTATGTGACTCAGCCTTCCAGCAGTGGAGACTCCTCTTTGTAAGAATAGCAGGTTGTTGTTAAAATATagaagaagaaagttttttattttcatctgtttaTTAGCTGAAAGCCAACTGAGTTAAGGAGTCTGAATATATAATAATGGAATGTGTAGAGAACTTTTTGATATTAAACTGTCACTCATACAATGCAAAATCACTTCTTTGGCTAATAGTTTAATAGGAGAATTTTCTTGAAATGGTCCCTACGTGCTTGCCATATTGCACTTaagctttctgtattttaacacATTGCCAAGTATTTTAACTCGCCTTATAGGTACATCCTGCTTCCTTTGAATCTGACTGCAGTACTTCCTCCCCCAACTATACGTAAGCCAGAATTAAACTTCCTATCTCCATCTTACAGGCAATCAAATTATATGGATATGGTCTAGATTTTACATTTCTGTCAGCCTTGTAATGCTGGGTGACAGAAAGATTTGGGCATAGGAATCTGTATGAAGattaaaacaatgtattttataatctcaTTAAATAAGGGAACACCATGGTGGATGAGACCAATCTTGCATTTTTAACTTTGGTCATACCTCAAGAAGTAAAGAGTTTAAAACTGTGATTTTGACACAAAATAACGGATTCTTTTCAATCTGTGCAGTTTACTGTGATCTGTGGCCATTATATGagttaaaacacagaaataagcaCTTTTGCACTTGTTAGAATTAAACCTCTAGATTTTCTAAGaatgttttctgctgttctgaaCAGTCCTAAGTCAATGACTGTTCTGTATGGGAGCAGAATTTTGCATTTAGAAATCAGCTGCACTCCATTGGGATTTCAAGGGACCAATTCTACATGAATAAAAAGCTTTCAGACAAAAGGGAGGAGGGAACGGAGTtggaccaaaaaaaccccaactcaacaaaaaccaaaaaacaaatcACATGTTCTAAATAGTGTGTCAAAATCCAAACAGCTTCACACAGTACAAATTTTCAGGCAGCTCTCTGCTTGCCTCCATTTTCTTGAGTTTAGGGGCTTTCGGGGCTTTCAGGGCTTTATATGCAAAAAGATCTAGGCTCTGATCTTGCAGATGTCTTCGTTTTAGTTCAAAGTACTCTAACACTCTAATCAATCTCTGCTCTTTAAATCCTATAGCTCAGTGGGCAAATTGATTGCAGGCAcaagtttcttctgaaaaatctgtcCCCGAGTTTCTGATGAGTAGGCTAAACTCAGCATTTCCTAttgatttcagaagaaactatGTGTATGCATGAGAGATCAGAATACGATCCCTTTGAAGCATTCATACTTGCTTATCCAACTCTGGACTAATTCACAGCATAAAACCCAGTCTTATCTGTGTGATGACAGGGTTCCTTCCAACTGCATGACCAAATCCTACTAGGATTCCTTCTACAGGGAATGAAGAGCAGACTTCTGtaactgggggttttttgcctacTTGGCCATCACTTCAGTGATGGTGGCTGAAAAGGCAGTCTCATCTATAGTAGATTTCTTTGCCTCCTAATAATTGATGTGTTTGGATCCTTTGcatatttctttatattaatTTCTCTTAAGAGTTTTTCAACTAAAGTTGCAAGGTTTAGGTAGCCATAGAGGTCTCATGGAGAAAGGCCTAGTTCAGAACAAGCATAAATATGTATCAACAACTACAAAGACTGGGAAAAGTTTAACTGACAATTCTTTCTGTAATGGTCACAACAAGAAGACATTTCACCAATTTCTGGTGAATTTACTGTAATGTATAAATAAGTTCTCAGCTGagagtttcatttctttttggtttttgtttataACTgaattaagcacagatgtcttTGATTTACAGGAGACCATGTTAGACATGCTCACGTTGAATTTTCAATTTATTAAAAGACAATATTTGGCATCatttattggaaaaaataatgtacATGAAATGATACTGTATAGTGTCTTTCAATAATACCTAGAAGACAAACTCTGTCTGTTGTACTCCTACTACTCCAGTAACATATAATCCTTTTTGAGTTACTACCAGTAACAATTCAAATGACACCCGTTATGTAAACTACAAATCTCTTATGGTAACACTCATTCACATTAGTAACATAAGTTTTGAAATATTGATGTTCTTTTTGCTTATCTTTAAATAAGTGTTATGCATTTTACACAATGTGGTAACTACTTACCTACTGAACTGATTCACTTATTGATTCAGTTTTATAACACCTACCTTGTTAGGTCTCCTACTAATTTCAGTATGTTGTCtatgttcttttaatttttgttttctgtttttcacattcTACTAGCCCCAGCTACAGGGAGTGTCAATTTACCACCTTTTTGCATTAGTATCCTGTTGCTCATGAGTAATATGACCTCATGTGATTTAACTGTGTATTTGTAGGACTGGGCTGAAAATTTCCCATGCCTTGTGGATTCCATTCCTTAGTGGCTTTAGTTGAATGATACTGCCCTCTACAGATGCTGTGAGTACTTAATCGAAgttcaatttattttctaaaatacctATTCAACCTTGTTTcgtttgtggggttttttgttttttttttgtgttttttttttttcaaacatcaTAGATAATTTCTGACTTTACTCTTGGATTTTCAATACTCTAACAAGAGGCAATGGAAATTACTTGTCTGAATACTTCAGATTTTCCACAATGCgtttttaaatagaaaggaaatgctttatATTTACCATGTTTTTATCTATGTGAGGTTCAGTTTTGCCTTCTGACCTTATCTTTGGAATCATAGACCACAAATACCCTCGGTGACTTTAAGAGGACTAACTAGGAAAATAGCACCAAATATAAACAGGTACAGGAGAATCTGGCTCTAAGAATTTTGGAAATATGCAAATCTGGCACAAAAAGTCTGCATCTCACTGAAATCTGAAGGTGGCATACAGAGtaagaatgaaaatgaatgtttttatgAGTTAAGATGAATCAGAATCAAACTGAAGCATCTTCTTCCTTGCTCAATACATCTtagaaaatacaaaccaaaacacaaggAGGAAATGTGCTGCTGTTAAGTTAAAAAACAGAATCTCAGAGGTATGTTTCCTCTGACAGAGGCATGATTTCCTCTGACATATTTCCATAAGGGCAGCATTTGTCTTTGTACAGAGAACTTACATCCCTCTTAAAcctttaaaactaaaattaaacaaTTAACATTGAAACAAATTCTGGTTTTAGATTGTGCACCACCCAACTTCTGCTGACAGTATGCATCTATCCAAAAGCAGAGCATGAATCTTCTTACTGAAGAGTATTTCAGGTGCAGTTTTAAGTAGCCAGAAGAAGCATTCACAAGATAGCCAGCTCAGCATGCACCCCCTGTTCCCCAATGCTTCCTTAATCACACCCACTGGCACTGTTACGGTCTCCTTTTATTATACGTAGATAAACCTTCTCATTCTCTATGGCACAAAAGTATCCCCTCACAGCTTTCCATGGTATTCATTAGACTTATCCATAACTAACCTGCCTCAGAGATGTTGAATACTGATGAGTGATCGCTAGTAACAGATGAGGCTGATGACTGTGATGATCCAGGAGTTAATTCTGAGTTACCTGCTTCAACTGCCCCTTCAGTGTCTCTCTCATTAAGGTCAGGAAAACTGAAATCTGTTGAAGTTTCATTATCATTAAGGCTATCTGAGGTACCTTGGCCAGAACCACTTTCTTCATCACTTGTAAAAACAGCCCAAGACTTAGACTCTGATGTGTTTTGCAATGGGACACTAGCAGTCTGAATGTGGCTCTCCAAAACTGTCGGGTCGTTGTGCTTCTTAGGTATCACGCTCGCTGTCAAAGTTGGTACGGATGTGTAATTACGTCTGTCCGTGGCATGGTTTATCTGACTGTCTGATGCAGCAGTtgaaattttctcttcttcttcagGCTTCTCAGAATGTGAGCTTATAATTAGGTTACTCTGATCCTTGTTATTGTTTACCTTTGTATTTTGTTCCTCTACTATCATATCCTGAGCTTCTCTATGGGAAGTGCATGAGATACAGTTACTTACAGGGAAGCCATCGTCATATTCATCGTAGTCATCCTCAACTACAGACGGCCACAAATCAGTACTGGACATAATACTGGGAGACAACCCAGAGGATTCTCTGGAAGGAACCAGCAACCTACTCAAAGTTACAGGGATCTCACTTTTGGGAGGAACAGCCGAAACAGAAATATGTACATTTGGTAAAGGAAGAGTGTGATGAATGGACACGTCAGAATCAGAAACAACTGCAGGCATATGATCAGGATCAAAACCAAGTGTAGAACTTGAAGAGACACTGGCAGCCTCACTTCTTTCAAAAACACTTGAAGAGATATGGCTGTCTGCAGGAGTAGCTATGTGTGGTAATGTGTCACCTGTTAGGAAGGGAGTTGTCATGGCATTCGCTGCTTGGGGGGGAAAGGCATTTGTATTTTCTAAACTGGTCAGCTGGAATGAAATATCACTACTGTACAATGTAGGCATAACCTGCTGAACATCTTCACTGTTAAACAAACTGGATGAAACATATTCCTCACTGGCATAAGAAACAGATAAACCTTGAAGTGACGCTGTGGGCTTACTAAAAGTGTTTGGCAACATATCAGCAACGGAAGGTGCAGATGTAGAATGCAGCATGGTTTCAGTTGTAGCAGAACCTGGTGCCATCTGATGCAATATTTGGTCAAATGTAGAACTATCTTTATGGACCCTGGAGCTTTCAGCCAATATTGGATCACTAGGCACAACTGCAGCTGTGTTAAGCAGAGTGCCATCGCCAGAAGATTGGAAGGAGGATTGCAGTAATGCTTCGTTATTTAATGTAGCTGAGGTCTCATAAAAGTACTGCTGAGTCGAGGATAACATTTTGCTATAAGCAGGGGCAGAGAGAGCTTGATCTGAGCTTGCACTAAGCATAGGTTTAAGCAAAGTGTCATCAAAGGCTGGAGTTGTAACATGCAAAGGCTGAACGGAAAGGTGATTTTCTGTAAGTTTACTAATATCATGATCAAATATCTTAGTAGTGGGAAAAGCGAGAGAGACTGGAAGGATTCCCTTTGTGCTAGAAACAGGAAGTGGGCTTTCTTGCAGAGACGTATTCTGCTTAATTACATCATTATTAGAAACAGATGTAGAAAGTTCAGGTATCACTTTACTTTCAGCATTGGAAGCCATTTCACTTAAAGAAGAGGAAATTTGCAGTTCTCTCTCATCTCCATATATAACATCACCTTTTTGAAGCATCTTATTAACATCACTAAACCCAGATGATTCATACGTAATTTCATCTACAGAATCAGAGGAAGAAACGTTAAGTACCGTCAAAGTATCTGTATCAGGCAAAAGGGACTCACTACCAGAGTATGCTTCAGACCAATCCGTATCACTAGATAGAGAGCGTGTAGGCTGCAGCAAAGTATCAGCTTGTGATATTACAGAAGAAGGTTTATGCACCAGTACATTGTTATAGCTGCTAAATAAAGGATCTTGACGAAATACGTCAACAGAATCATGCACAAATTCTGCAGAGTCATAGGAAACAGTAAAGCTTTGGAGGGAGCCCACATTACTAGACAAAGCATAAGGAAGTTCAGACATTGTAGATAGTACATGCATATTTAAATCACTGCTGGATGGTTCAACTTGAGAAAATATGTGAGTTCTATTATGACCAAATATCAGTGTCTCTGAAGCAGCATGAGTAGTCTGATGTGACACCACATCAGCATATTGAGCAAGGCTTGGCTGTATTAATGTATCACCCTCTGCCAATGTCAAAGAAGCATGCAGGGACACCTTATCACTTGCAACAGCTGGAGTAGCACTTTGTGGAAACATTTGAGAAACTGTATACAAACGGTGAAACATTTTACTActggaggaagcagaggaaaatgtaAGCAAAGGTACATCATCAGAGGAAGACAGGGTGGGTTCAAATGACACATCAACACTGGGAAATACAGGTGTAGCATGCAAGGTCACATCACTATCTGATGCAGCAGGGGTAGTGTCGAGCATCTGAGAGTCAAACAATAAGGGGGTGACTAGAGGAAACACTTCACTACTGTAGGAAGGTTGAAGAGGTATCTCACCATTATAGACTGGTTGAGTTGTCTGAGAGAGTACCTCActggcagcagaagcagaaccATATTCTCCAGAGCTTGAAGAGATAGAGTGAGGTGATAAttcagcagaggagaaagcaaaggtAGAATAATGTGGCAATTCTAAATCCGCATCTGAAGTGTCTTGTGAAACCACTGGGCTGCTGGAATAGGGCACGGTAGCTGGCTTTAATCCCTCTACATAAGCATCAGTGTAACTGGTCTGAGACAACTGCCTGCTATCCGATGTATCAACAGATTGAGTTGTCAGATCTGTAGCATTACGAAACCATACATTTCCATCAGTGGAAGAAGCATGCTTTGTAGGCTCATCAGAGCTTGAGGGTGCTACACCTTCTGAAACATACTTAATGGAGCCTTGGGAAAGAACATCATGCACGCTTATATCTGGACTTCCTGAAGGAAGGGTGTCTTCTTGGGACATCTCCTCTGTAACCAACTGTGCTGAAGAAGTGGTAAGAACTGAACTCCAAGAGTCATCAGATTCCTGATGAGGTTTAAAAGGAGACAATAAAAAACCTTCATCACTATGGCCAGTAGTGGTTATTCTTGTTGGTTCAGTGCCTGAAGAAAGGTATATGTATTCTTCTTCCACACCTTTGGTGGAGTCAATGAGTTGAGGAGGAATTCCAGTAATTGTTTGAGATTCCAAAAAAGgatcttcctcttcttctgaaATTTCACTAGCAGGTGGAGAAGTAGGGTAAtaaactgctttgaaaacatCATCCTTACCATGCAATTCTTCTTCTCTTGTTAAGTATCTATTTGTTTTAGCTTCATTGGGTTTTGTCCCCATTTTTTCTTGACTGTAGCTGGATGTAGTCACCTGGAAATCTTTCCTTATTTGGTTTATTGTACTGTCAGTGCTAGGAATCACTGCAGTTTCTTCATCCacctctgtttccttttcatcaaCTTCATCCTTTGAAAAAATACCATAGCCGAAGACAATTAAAAATGCTTATAGACACTGTACACAAACGGAAACCAAAACTGCAATAGTACATTTTCCTGGCTCTACAAAAAcaagagaggcaaaacaagacAACACTTGAGAATACTGTTGGtcttaaagcaaaatatttagcTGCCAGAACAGGTATCCTCTTCTGTCTTGAAAATATTACTTATTtgcaatacaaacaaaaaatcctgtGTCACAACAACTTCTTAAATACTGTGTTACTTTTACTCTGTTTGAGAGACAAAACCCACTCATAGTATTTAtgtactttattaaaaaagctCTACCTCATTCCTAACAAAGTGCAATTGTATATGCAGCACACAtcaatgaaaaaatgttttttctgccaGAACATCTTAGAGATTTGCACTAATATCCCAATGTTAATTAAATTGTCATAGTAACAGAATTTGTAAAACATATTTATGACCTGTCCTTAAATCTGCTGAATCTTCagagttttctgaaaaagaagattTCAGGATGGTCAGCATAACTGTAACAGTTTCACAAGTGTTGTGAGTGATACCACCTACTCCCTGTTAAGACTCTTGGTTTGCTAAACACGAATAATGATACTTTGTGAAAAATGTGTGTTAGAGTTTTGACTTTTAAGGACAgatccaaaaaagaaaaagaaaaaaaaaagaacatgccTAAATATAATCGGGATTTAGGCAGTCCTTAAGGATCTCAGTTCAAATCTTTTTGTCCCCTCTCCAACTTTCCCTGACCCAAATCAAAAAACGGAACATGGAAGCATCTAACTTGCTCAGTGGGCATTTTTGTTTTGACCTAGACacagcagcacccacagctctgtgctgtgccCCCATCTAGAACTGCACCAGAACCAAACCTGTCGAACCATAACTCTGCAAACTAGATTGAGGGGCACCTTCAGTTTCTGAAGGGGCTTGATTTGACAGGCACACATAGTCCTAAGAGACACCAGCAGGACAGAGCCTCTCGCAAAATACAGTTGCAactccttttgcttttgaagatcTGGCTTGGTGATGTGCTGGCAACGCCCACCcatttttattcaaaagcaTAATGTTGAGAGAAAACACCCAGAAGACAGTAGACAGGGACACAGTTATCAGTCTACGAAATCCTCAGTTCCCACTATATTTTAGGCTGAGTAGATCTCTCACTCCTACACCGAAGTGAacagagcacagcagagagAAGAATGTAAAATCAACAGCCTCTAAAAGAACGTGCCCAAGATGAAGCACTGCTGAATAAACTATTAACTGGGGCATTCAGCTAATAGGAGTTGTTAGCTTTTATCCAGTCTCACCAGACTGAGGGCTTTAACCACTAAGCTAGAGCTGTGCTTCACACTGCAGTCCCTTTTTTGCACCAGGAACCTCTACTGCACTGACACAATATAAGGTACCTCAGACATGAATCTCAGGTTTGGATTTCATTCCAAGGGCTAAATACCTAAAATGTAGGGACAGCAGCACCTAGACTACGTGCCCTCAAACCCAGACTGGACTGGACAGGCCCTTGTTTCTGAAAATCGACTTTCTGTAGGGCAATGCCTGCACTTTTAATCTTTCTTGGTTCAAGTAAAAATCAATTGACATTCACTGGCACTCAGTTACTGTCCTGACAGATGCAATATAATAATCTAGATACGTAGCTTACAGCAACAGAGAAATAACTGTAATATTGGTTACTCAGCATCCACAAATACAAGGGAGGGTAAATAGATAGACAGGTAAGCACAGGCTGTCTATTTAACGAACAAGGACTTGCCACTCAGTGAGAATATTGTGGTCATGGATTGAAACTATAAAAATTCTGAGGGATTACTTGATACAAATGGAGGTCTTACTGAAGGAACTGTCCATATTGTACAATTGGTATTAGAGACTGTTCATTGTGATATTTTCACCTCTCTCCTTGCTGGCACACCAGAAATCTAGTTATCAAATATGAAGTCTGCAGACGTAATCATAAAAACATCcaaaattatgtaaaatagGGTTATACTGTAAAGTCTAACTTGAGTTCAAGAAGTAAGAGTAAATGACCCTCCAAGAATTTTGGAATAACTGTTAAATTCAACTGATAGCACACTGATGGCAAACACACATGAATCTTACTCTTCAGCACAACTGCATTCCTCCCTTACTTTAGTGTACTACACACTAAGAACATCATAAGCAAGCCCAAGTCAGAATTCTCTTGAAACAAACTAAAAAGCCTAACACTGGGTGACAGCTTTGATTCTGCTAAATGAACAATTTTGTCAGACTTCACTCAGAAGTGACAGTAACTTGATGCcccattttcaaaaatatttaggcATATCCTGTGATATCCCTTACTACTCCATCTATCTCCAGCCCCAGATAACTAGTGAGGTATCTCTAGAGTTATCTAGGGAGAAATATAGCTGAAAGAGAAGGctgcatatgcatatatatgtatgtatataaaaatgcagataATACATTCAGTTGGTGACATAGTTTTGTAAATTTTCACAGAATATAAATTCAATTTAGTTGAAATGTATGCATTTGAAATagtctcttaaaaataaatgaatgctATACCTCATATTCTTCAGTTTCATTCAGTTCAGGAATGAGGTCAGCctctataaaacaaaaatacacacCATATCATCcaacattttaaattcacagAATTATTAATTCTGCAAGGACTCAACTGATTAGTTAATAAATTTACTGAGACCCAGTCTAAGATGTTTTATAGGATTGTGTTTGGAGAAGTGGCCAACCACCTAGGTTGAGGACTGGCTCTAAGGGTAGCAATGCTCATCTAGACAGGACACGTTCAGCCACAGCAGATTTGCCTGGCTCTAATTTGATACTGCAGCACATGCTGGATCTGCACTGAGAACCCACATCCTGGCCAGGGAGAAATAAGTTTACGAGAACATTTTCTACAAGAAAGTACAGTTTAATGCGGaaatacagaagagagaaaaaaagtaagtctGGGAATCAACTATTTCTCTACACTTAATCTGAAAGGTCTGAAAATATTCTTGTAGAATGATCTGTTCTATAATTTTCAGACAGCAAATTCCTCATTTGTGCACCCAGGCTTGGGTTAGGTACTAGTGCAACAGCCATGCCATCATATTCAGCATGCAGCAGGCTGCCTGCCTCCGTCAGGGCAAGATCAAAGGGACCCAGCCTTCCCAGAGTCCAGTGCTTAAGGCCTTTTTCAAACTCCCACTCCACTTGATTTAATGTAAGGACATGAACCCAGTTGTATTGCATCCCACAGAAAGTCCCTAATAAACAGGTACTGGGCGCTCTGTGAAGAACTACTCTAAAGGCTTTTGAGGCCTCCCCGCTTTTCCTAAATAAATAACAGTTGAAGCAGGATCAAGAAATTAACCTCCTACAGCCCAGGTGAAAATCCTTCTCTCTGAGTTTAGAGGTAGTCTCTcaccttcttcctctctgtttttttgGCCAAATCCAATATTGTACTTCTGATGGTGATCAGCAGGAGAGGCTTCAAAGCAGGTTGCAAGAAACCTACAAATCTCTGGTAGGAACTGGCATAGGTCTCAGTGATGAAATCTAATACCCCTTCCACAGCATTAACTCATCTTACTGCTCTTTTGGTCCACAGAAAGGTCTGTTCCCTTTCTGAATCTTTCTAAGGCCTTCTCCTAAGAAATGTTCTAGTGCTCTGCCTGGACACCAGTGCTAGCACATATTCTGAGGGTTGATTTGCACTAAGGGAAAATGCCAGTCTCTTAGCCTGGGGAACGATTCTAGCAATAGCATCACACAGAGCTCCATGTCTGCATTTCCTCCACAATTCCCAAAGGAAGCTTCCTCAATACACTAGTATAAAGATCCCATCTTTATACTTCTCATCTCTGCAAAGTCAGATGGGGATCTATGACTTAATTTGTATTCTCTTTGGTCTGTCCATATctacctttaaaaacaaattgagACATGTATTATATGCAACATACACTAGATAAAGTTTATCAAACTAACAAGTCCATACAGTTTTATTTGTAGATTACAGCATGTAAACAAATTTTGACTAAACAATGCTGTGCAAAACCTTCATAAATTGTTCTTTTGTAACAACCATTTATAAATTACCAAGTACTGAATTAACCTTTCATTAACAAGATAGAGAAAAATTATCTTACCTCTGACTCCTGGAAGCCTAGGAGGCTccggggcagggtggggagggaagcggaagggaggaaggggtgGAGGAGATAATGATATTCCCTGGCTTCTCAATGACATAAATCAAATATTGTAGACATTAGTTTGAAAGTCTTCCCATAGTAGACCCACACCATGTATTCAATACacttctctgaaaaatgtttttaatacagAGAAGTTCTGTCCACTATTTCTGTGGTCAGTATTCTTGAGTTCAGCTTTAATCAGACtcaatcagaaaaataaaatgtggtgATTGTGCTAGAGTATACAGTAGGGTATGTGCTCTCAAATTCCACCAGCAGAAAACTACAGTTTCTTGCTGTTGTCTCCATGGAGAGGCAttaacatacatatatatatatataaaaatatatatattaacaaCACTAAATCTTCAGGCATTTTACAAAGCCTATTTAAATTCAGTTGgtcacagaaaatatatttgtcaAAAGCATTAGAGACACACACTTATAGAAGTTCTGTTAATCCTGTTGCTGAGTTTTTGATTTGACGGGAGATTATAGAAATTTGCTAATATCCCCCAACCTCGGAGAAGAACCGCGCCCTCCAAAAAACAACCCATTGATGTAGGTTGATGAACaagc of Haliaeetus albicilla chromosome 14, bHalAlb1.1, whole genome shotgun sequence contains these proteins:
- the PTPRZ1 gene encoding receptor-type tyrosine-protein phosphatase zeta isoform X3, which produces MLILGRLVACIQLVCILRVDLVYGYYRQQRKLIEEIDWSYTGTLNQKNWGKKYSACNGAKQSPINIDEDLTQVNVNLKKLKFHGWEKETLEDTFIRNTGKTVEINLTNDYYVSGGGLDTIFKASKITFHWGKCNVSSDGSEHSLEGQKFPLEMQIYCYDADQFTNFEEAVKGNGKLRALSILFEIGLEDNPDYNPIINGVDSVSRFGKQAALEPFILLNLLPNATDKYYTYNGSLSTPPCSETVEWIVFKDTISISEDQLAVFCEVLTMQQSGYVMLMDYLQNNFREQQYKFFGQVFSSYTGQEEIHEAVCSSEPENVQSDPKNYTSLLVTWERPRVVYDTTIERFAVFYQQLDGEDQTKHEFLTDGYQDLGAILNNLLPNTSYVLQIVAVCSNGLYGKYSDQVIVDMPLEDPEADLIPELNETEEYEDEVDEKETEVDEETAVIPSTDSTINQIRKDFQVTTSSYSQEKMGTKPNEAKTNRYLTREEELHGKDDVFKAVYYPTSPPASEISEEEEDPFLESQTITGIPPQLIDSTKGVEEEYIYLSSGTEPTRITTTGHSDEGFLLSPFKPHQESDDSWSSVLTTSSAQLVTEEMSQEDTLPSGSPDISVHDVLSQGSIKYVSEGVAPSSSDEPTKHASSTDGNVWFRNATDLTTQSVDTSDSRQLSQTSYTDAYVEGLKPATVPYSSSPVVSQDTSDADLELPHYSTFAFSSAELSPHSISSSSGEYGSASAASEVLSQTTQPVYNGEIPLQPSYSSEVFPLVTPLLFDSQMLDTTPAASDSDVTLHATPVFPSVDVSFEPTLSSSDDVPLLTFSSASSSSKMFHRLYTVSQMFPQSATPAVASDKVSLHASLTLAEGDTLIQPSLAQYADVVSHQTTHAASETLIFGHNRTHIFSQVEPSSSDLNMHVLSTMSELPYALSSNVGSLQSFTVSYDSAEFVHDSVDVFRQDPLFSSYNNVLVHKPSSVISQADTLLQPTRSLSSDTDWSEAYSGSESLLPDTDTLTVLNVSSSDSVDEITYESSGFSDVNKMLQKGDVIYGDERELQISSSLSEMASNAESKVIPELSTSVSNNDVIKQNTSLQESPLPVSSTKGILPVSLAFPTTKIFDHDISKLTENHLSVQPLHVTTPAFDDTLLKPMLSASSDQALSAPAYSKMLSSTQQYFYETSATLNNEALLQSSFQSSGDGTLLNTAAVVPSDPILAESSRVHKDSSTFDQILHQMAPGSATTETMLHSTSAPSVADMLPNTFSKPTASLQGLSVSYASEEYVSSSLFNSEDVQQVMPTLYSSDISFQLTSLENTNAFPPQAANAMTTPFLTGDTLPHIATPADSHISSSVFERSEAASVSSSSTLGFDPDHMPAVVSDSDVSIHHTLPLPNVHISVSAVPPKSEIPVTLSRLLVPSRESSGLSPSIMSSTDLWPSVVEDDYDEYDDGFPVSNCISCTSHREAQDMIVEEQNTKVNNNKDQSNLIISSHSEKPEEEEKISTAASDSQINHATDRRNYTSVPTLTASVIPKKHNDPTVLESHIQTASVPLQNTSESKSWAVFTSDEESGSGQGTSDSLNDNETSTDFSFPDLNERDTEGAVEAGNSELTPGSSQSSASSVTSDHSSVFNISEAEASNSSHESRIGLAESLESEKKTVIPLVVVSALTFICLVILVGILIYWRKCFQTAHFYLEDNTSPRVISAPPAPIFPVSDDVGAIPIKHFPKHVADLHASNGFSEEFETLKEFYQEIQSCTVDLGITSDSSNHPDNKNKNRYINIVAYDHTRVKLAQLAEKDGKLTDYINANYVDGYNKPKAYIAAQGPLKSTAEDFWRMIWEHNVEVIVMITNLVEKGRRKCDQYWPAEGSEEYGNFLVTQKSVHVLAYYTVRNFTLRNTKIKKGSQKGRSSGRIVTQYHYTQWPDMGVPEYTLPVLTFVRKASHAKRHAVGPVVVHCSAGVGRTGTYIVLDSMLQQIQHEGTVNIFGFLKHIRTQRNYLVQTEEQYIFIHDALVEAILSKETEVLETHIHAYVNALLIPGPTGKTRLEKQFKLLSQSNTQQCDYSTALKQCNREKNRTSSIIPVERSRVGISSLSGEGTDYINASYIMGYYQSNEFIITQHPLLHTIKDFWRMIWDHNAQLIVMLPDSQNMAEDEFVYWPNKDEPINCESFKVTMIAEEHKCLSNEEKLIIQDFILEATQDDYVLEVRHFQCPKWPNPDSPISKTFELISIIKEETSNRDGPMIVHDEHGGVTAGTFCALTTLMHQLENENSVDVYQVAKMINLMRPGVFTDIEQYQFLYKAILSLVSTRQEENPSASMDSNGSALPDGNAAESLESLV